tgtggtctgtgtcacaggtggctctgctcgccgttcgaaccccccacgggacacggtatccaaacagtttcgcaacacagaggcgcccgaggggtctgccacgtctggtctcccccctaagaagaagtccttcaagaaggttgcccacaaggacaagagggtgaacatccgagcaatgtctcctaaagagtttctgcagtttcgcaccaagaaccactatctccaggagagggagacgatcgagggagttgaaaatgtctgggttaaggaccattgcaggatatatcgagatgtcattggaaacttcaagaagaactacatctctgtccagtggattgatttggcacatcttcagcggcatacagattactttggtgatgctcttgctttgattgacaagatggggctcaaaaacatcatcaccttcaagacagattttgatcccacggcagttgctcagttctacgtcactgttcatttctcccatgatgaacagcgctccatgatttggatgactgggtcacagaagatgactggttcctggtcagagttcatgcagttcttgcacattgattttcagggtgctgacacccctcttggactgcgtcctcacgctccagtCCCCGCTGATAAGGGCcttgcaaaggacagactgcagcaactatatctgaggaagggggtgcttcccaagcacctggacattatgcaccgcatctttcggaacaccctcttccctcggagtggtaacttcgatgaggtccatggcgtcttggctgagatgttgttactatgtgaggaggctatgtctgtggagtctgctcaattggatattgcagatgtgatgttcacagaactatggaactgcattatcaaccgtaaggtccctatctacgggccttacctgtttgcttACATCTGCCACAAGTGGCAACAGGCATTTCCGggtgaggtgctctacgcacagtctgactatattgtgcatgacccaatcaagctgcgcatcaaggataagtggaccaacccatcttcctcctctcagCAAATGGACACAGATACACAGACCGCTGCTggtagaggacctgcctctcagccccgctcgtctgccatgccatcttgggctatcaagttgcaggacaagatgaagactctcttctgtatgcaggccaagggtcagtatcagtcacacgtggctgagaagcagagccgccagaggcataagcgtgttctcaggaccttggatgtggacatctccagtggctcagaggacgacatcacgccggaggccacctggatgcaggctcaggggtaccagtggtcgggtgatgaggcggaagatgaggaggagactgaccaggaggggaccgacgagtctggtgatccggaggacgaggagtagctacctgtgacattaggtgtgcccctttttttggtgtcttgtgccaaagggggagagagtctagggatttgatttctttcgaactttgcattgctttgctgatttgctttgaacttggtttgctttgtttgctatcgtgtgtgagacatgatctaccCTATGTGAgtttagatttatttccatcatatgctgtgagtcatatgtcatatatctccatcctttttattctcatattattatccatgcaaatccggtattgtcatcaatccaccaaaaagggggagattgttgaggcataatttatgcgtaagtaattttggtgattgatgacagtaccatacaggactaatcgtgtgtgtcaaggtttcaggcaacattcgtcaacggcacaagacgacacgactcctctcttcgggaacggaagcacggcgctatcctagattctcttcatttgagtcataggaaagccgtactattaagaggggatccgtagtggaaaggtttgggtggaatctatctttgctcacgcacacctctattttctccctttcctttatccttggagcggccctcgcctgtttGTTCTTCGCGTCttggcaaaatggtccccagcggtggtaccgctggtcccagcggtagtaccgctggactaccagcggtagtaccgcccctgttcagcggtagtaccgctggccagcggtagtaccgcccctggtcagcggtagtaccgctccaggtgccctgttccacctacctagcggtagttcgtggacggacccttttgcgaagactttctcggcggtagtagtgtttatacactaccaagggccagcggtagtaccgctgctccagcgatagtaccgctggaagccccagcggtagtaccgccggttccagcggtagtaccgctggaggccccagcggtagtaccgctgcatgcagcggtagtaccgccagacagcggtagtaccgctccttcccagcggtagtaccgctggatctcgggcagagagtgggaaaacggtctgaattttccccccactatataaagggttcttctagctgaggaacttgctctcttacctctctaagctccattgttgctccacaagcttaaaagtgcccgatctctctccctagccaatcaaacttgttgattctttagggattggttgagaaggcctagatccacacttccaccgagagaaaagttgattcccccacctatcccttgcggatcttgttactcttgggtgtttgagcatcctagacggttgaggtcacctcgaagccatattccattgtggtgaagcttcgtggtcttgttgggagcctccaagctttgtgtggagttgccccaaccttgtttgtaaaggttcggtcgccgccttcaagggcacctatagtggaatcacggtaccttgcatcgtgcgagggcgtgaggagaatacggtggccttagtggctttttggggagcattgtgcctccacaccgctccaacggagacgtacttcctgtcaaagggaaggaacttcggtaacacatcctcgtctccatcggttccacttgtggttatctctatcctttactttgtatttgcttttgcttgtgactatatcttagtagtcttaatagctctcgttgttagcttctatagggttcacctcattgtcatattatttgtgaacccgtatagtgtttaccttaacttgctaagattaattaaaaagtggtcgttgtctattcaccccccccccctctagccaaccatatcgatcctttcacaacgGTATGGTGATTCGGGCATCAACGTTGCAAAGTTCTACACAAGTGATCGTACAACAATAACTAATGAGGCATGTATAGATTTGTAAAATATGCCTCGCAAAACAACTATGAAGTCTTTGACCAACAACTTCATCTTTTTTAACGGACAGGATTATTTTTCATCATTGGCCTCCAAATATCCATGGCTGCTTTCAATGAAGGATAAAGGTCAGATTTCTGCAAGTTTTAGCAACATCCATAAGACCAAGAATCTTTATATAACTCGGCATATGGATGGAACCATAAGCTTTTGGGATGCGTCATGTCCTCTTCTGCTCCAGATTTTTATGATAAAGCAGCAGGTAACTTCAAATCACAACTGTTTTGCTAAGTGTTCCgcaataaaaatataaatttttaTACGAACTACTATGCTCGACTTCATTCTAACCACCAGCTAATCATTTCACAACATGAAGACAATACATCAAGTGGAGCATGTATTACTTCATTGCAGTTTGATATGCCCTCCAGTATTCTTATATCTGGGGATCATGGTGGAACGGTAAACTATTCCATGGTTACAAGGTGGTGTTTAGTTTATGTGTTTAATACACGTCCAGTGCATTGAAATTTATTACTTCTTTCCAGGTCCGCATAATCACATTCCGAAAGGACTCTAGCGGCAATATATTATCCTTTTGTTTAGGATTTATTTAGGACTTAATTTTTACCAGCTGCATTTTGAATAATGTATTGTATAACTGAAGCACCATCATATTTTAGTGTGTGGAATGTACCCGTGTGACAATCTTTATAGAAGCTACAAAAAAATTCTTGAAATTTGATTGTATAGTATTGGATATCATTGTAAATTTTAATCTCTCGCGAGACACAGGGATTGGACAAGACACTTAGTAGTACAGATTGTGCAAGGTGAAGTATGAGGAAGATAACACGAAAGATAAAGGGTCGTGGAAGGAGGTTTCCTCTCGAGAAGAGGGAGGGGAGAGGATGACGATGAGATGTATTTATCTACCACTTTAGGACCATGAGATATCATATGTGGATAGTCTATTTCTCATGTCACATTACGTTTTTCTTGATACACACATTTTGTtatcccgtggcaacgcacgggtacTATACTAGTGCTTCCTAAACTTCTGTAAGGCTAGCAAGAGTGAAAGATCATGCTTTCCCGACGATGGGCATGTCATGGTCATCGATGGTGGGCATGGAGTCTAACATGAGATCGAGCATCTCGAGTGTCCCATGTTTTGTCATCATTTTGGAAGCAATCTAGCAACACGAACACTAGTTTGTTCAAGTTCAAGGGCGTCGTTCCCTCGTTGGTGATAGTGTCGCTGCTCTCCACGGAACTCTTGGGGCCCATAATGTAGATACCAAGAGAGATGTAACTATATATTATTGTTTCTCACATATGTTACTATAGCAATGAACTTTTGCTTGAGCCGCCGCTAGAGTATGTTTCAATCAACATTAAAGTATGCTTAAAACAATGTTATGTTGCTTATATTGATAAATTGTACTGACATTTTGATTCTTTTGAAGAATTTTATTTTTTAACCTATGTTGGTGTGTGCTTCATTGCATCTCTTCTCATGGGTGCTTTCATTGTACATATATTTTGCTACACTGTTTCTAGACATGCTTGTTAGTTTCTCATACAATCAGGATGATGTTACTATGAATATGAATGGTGGCTAAATTGTTGATGATAGACTGGACAAGACACAAAAGTGAAACATACTATCGtaatattatttttgttgtttttgccaaTAGAGTTGtaaattattgttcacatcggctAAAATTTGTTTCGATGCTTCATGCTTCTCCTTGTGTTCCGAGTGAACATGACCAAACTCGTGTACTCTTCTGTATTCCACACGGTCTCAACGAGTGCATCGGGTGTCCCGTGATAAATTTTCTGACATCAATTCGGTCTGTCAGAATTAACTCTACACCTTTTGTCTCCAACCTTGTTTTGGCTCTACAGGTCGCATACGACCTCGGATTAAGAGGAATTTTATATCAAAATCAACCGTTTCGACGAGACGAAGATTTTCTATGttgataattttttttatttgaagccatattaatcatgttttgtgcccCTGACACTCTTCGGCCTCGTGGATGCCGACGGGCCCTCTTCGGCCACTCGCGGGCCGACAGGCCCACTTCGGCATCCCACAGGCCGACAGGTCCCTCGTCGGCCCACGAGAGGCTGACGGGATGCTAGTTTTGACATTTAAAAAAAACATATGCTTTCCGAATATATTATAAAATACgtagtagttttgaaaaaaaatcttcaaGGTGGCTGCAATTTCgatattatttttttgcaaataaaGAGTATGATTCGACATAATTAACACTTTGTTTGGGTTTGTGATTCAAATTTTAATATATAATTTGACAACGGTATTTGACAAATGAACTGCTCGTATATGTAATTTGACAGTAAACGTTCAATGGTATTTCGACATCCGACAACACGAGAGACAAATGACTCGTACACGAGAAATTGTGACCGCAAGCTATTGAACTGCAGATCAAGCTGGCGACACATGGACGACGGGGTGCAGGTACAAGTCGTTCTTCCTCCGGACGGTGATACCCATGTCCTCCACCATGTCGACCTCACCTGGCTTCAGCCCCGCCGGGAGCTCCCAGTCGAAGTGGTAGAGAAGTGCGGCGAGGACGATCTCCATGCTGGCCTGTGCAAACGTCATACCAGGACACATCCTTCTCCCCGCCCCAAACGGTATGTACTCGAAGTCCGTGCCTTTGAAATCGACGATGCCAGACTCGAACCTCTCTGGCTTAAATTCCTCTGGGTCATCCCAGTGCTTAGGGTCCCTACCGATCGCCCATGCATTCACAAGCACGGTTGTGCCCTTTGGCACATCGTACCCGAGGATTTTGCAGGACTCCATGGCCTCCCGTGGAATAAGCAGCGGGGCTGGTGGGTGCAACCTCAGTGTCTCCTTGATGACGAGTCTGAGGTATTTTAGGTCGGTCAAGTCATCCTCGGTCACCTTGGGCTTTTCTCCGATGCAATCGCGTACTTCGGTTTGTGCTTTCTTCATCACATTTGGGTACCTCATGAGCTCCGACATTGCCCATTGCAGTGTCGTTGCAGACGTCTCGCTCCCGGCACTGAAGAGGTCCTACAAATATAATAGCAATGTGTGCAATTTATAAGATATGTAAACATAGAAATTACCAAATGGAAAACTCGATGGTTGTCTTATTGACATGTGGTCCCTATAACTAGGTGGGGAGCTGTTACACACACTCACCAGGATACTTGCTTTGATGATCCCCATGGTGAGAGGCACCTCGAGGCCACCTTCCTTCTGTATCCTCAAGAGCACGTCCACCAGGTCCTCTCCATCCTCCACGGCCCTCTTGCCCTCGTGCTGCTTGATGGCATACTCCATGAGCTCGAAGCTCTTCCGGTGGACCTCCTTGGCCATCCGCGCGGTGCCGCTTATGAAGTTGGCGAGCCAGGACGACGGGAACAGGTCGCCGAGGCTGAACCCGGAGACGAGCTTGACCCCCTCCTCGAGGACCTGCAAGAACTCCTCCCTCCTCTCGAACCTGTCCCCGATCATGGTGCGCACGGCGGAGTCGGTGATGAGCACGGCGATCCGCTCGCTGACGTTGACGGGCTGGCCGGGCGGCGCGGCGGCGATGGCGGCCACGAGGCGGCCGACCTCGTCCTCCCGGATCTGGCGGAACGACTGCACGCGGCGCGCGCTGAGTAGCTCCAGGATGCATATCTTGCGGAGCTGCCGCCAGAGGGCGCCGTAGCGCGCGAAGACGAGGCCTTGCCCGTCGGCCATCATGATCTTGATGGTCGGGTTCCAGGGCCGGTCGGCCAGGGCGACGTCGTGCGTCTTCATGACCTCGCGCGCGGCGTCCGGGGACGAGGCCACGACGACGGAGATCTCCCCGAGCTTGAGGTACATGAGCGGCGCGTCCAGCCGGCGCGCGAGGTCGGCCATGACGCGGTGCGCGAGCGGGCTGCTCGCGAGGTGGTGCAGGCTGCCGATGACCGGCAGACGCCACGGGCCTGGCGGCAGGCGCAgggcgccgtcgccgccgccacgcTTCCTGCTCAGCTTGAGGAGCAGCAGCGGGAGGAGTAGAGCCAAGAAGAGGCAGATGGAGTAGTAAGTAGCTTGCTCCATGACGGACGGGTTTGCAAGTTTAGACGGTGTGTGACTATGGCGTGCAGAGGCAGGTCTTATATTGAACGAGGAGGGTTACTAAATTGAGCGGTGAGCACGCAGTGAAGCACGTGGCACGTGCAAACAAACTTTGCCTAGCTTTCAGTGTGCGGCACACTCGCAGCCGTATCTTCAGCCGCGCCCTCGGGACGTCCTTCCAAGCATCTTTTTAATCACTGACGCtaaaaaaattcatccaatcgTGTTTTGAAGTTATCGTTTTGGGTCGGAGTTAATCAAAACTAGCTTCGACGGTTTCCGATCGAACCCAGACCCGGAAGACGCTTGGGCGACCGGCACTATTTTACATGCATAAACCCCACCTGACAGcttttccctctctttccttttttcgcTGGATCCACATATGCATGTAAAAAGGAAAACGTTTATAGCCGGCAGTCCGGTCGAGTCTTTGGCCGGACGAGCGTCGTGTATTCGATGGTGTTTAATCATGCGCCTCGCGTCATCTAGGCCCATCACGAaccgtttttttcttttttctttctttcgcgAGCATCTTCTTCACCTGTTCTCTTTTTTCTCtcgttctttttttctctctcctgCGCAGGGATGTGCTGCAAGACGATGCGTCATGGTAGAACCGACGACGTGCCATGGGGGACGAGACGAGCCCTAGGGCCTGTGATGGGAAGTTGCAACCAGATTCTCGCGGCTACTGCAACCGGGGGGGCGGCCCGTGATGCTGGACGGGGGTCTGGTGATGCTGGAACCAGCAACCATGAATGCTACAACCAGCAGCCATGGATGCTACAATCAAAAAGAGACGGACACCGATGCTTCAACCGGACATGGAAAAATGCTTCAACCGGCCTAGGAAAAGTTACAACCGgtgacggaaaaagcttcaacaggCATGGTGGAAAATCTTCAAACCCCATGGAAAAGCTTCACCCATGAAAAAAAAGCTTCAACAGGCAtatgaaaagcttcaaccaacatagaaaaagcttcaaccggcgaTGAGAAAAGCTTCAATCGGCGGTGAGAAAATCTCCAACCGGcatagaaaaagcttcaaccgacgGTAAGAAAAGTTTCAAGCGGCATAGGAAAAGCTACAACCGACGATGAGAAAAGCTTCAATCGGCGGTGAGAAAATCTCCAACCGGcatagaaaaagcttcaaccggcggTAAGAAAAGTTTCAAGCGGCATAGAAAAAGCTGCAACCAGCATCGAGAAAAGCTGCAACCTGCATCGGGAAAAGCTTCAAACGAAGAATGGCTAGCTGACTATGGCGAGCGGTGGCGACGGAGCTGCATGGCGGTGCTGCGATGGACGCATGGCGAGCGGTGGCGACGGAGCTGCATGGCGGTGCTGCGATGGACGCATGGCGACCGGAGGCGAGGGCGGCGACCGACGAGGACGAGGACCGGCGACCGATGAGAACAATACGGGGCACCAGCGGGCAACCGCCAAGCCGAcgagctgctccggcgagcgccGATGAGATGCTCCGGCGAGCCCGGGGTGTAGGGGCGGGGGTTGATGACGCTCGCTGCACTGTCCTCTCGCTCGGATGTGCAGCCCTGCAAGACGATAGAGAAGAAGAACGAAGCGTGAAGGCATATCCGATGGCTATCCGTCGTTTGCAGCTTAGAAATCGTACGACCCTAGGTTGACTGGCCGAATCGTTCGGGCCGGCGCACCGGCGCAGAGCGGTGCCCATGTAAAAAAGCAATCTTTTCTCTTTCTATCTCTCTGCTCAGTGGCTGGCTGGATGGGGGCGTGGTTCGGAACACGAACCCGCCCAGATAATTTTTGCCGCCGGTTAGCCCCTAAACAGCGCTATTTCGACCCCTTGGGGCGCCTAACGGCTGGAGATGTTCTCCACTTTAGCCACTTTTTCATTTGGTTGGGGTCATCCGGCGAAAATTTTAGCATGAAGGGAAAAATTTCCGTCCATGCCCCCACTCAAGGCTAGTAGACGAGAAATGAAAGGAAAAAAGATAAAGTGGACGAGATGCATGTACATGGATGAGCCTGTTACATgtaagaaagagaaaggagagaaggagTGAGAGGCTGACTGTAGACATGTTGCATGTAAATAATAGCGCCAGTATTCTCAGACGCGTTGGGTTTGATCTGAGATAGCCGGGATCAATTTTACAAAAAAGGGGTTTTTAAAACACGATTCGGGCGTTTTTTTCTCGACCAACAAGAAAAAATCGCCTAGAAAAGGTTTGTTGTAGGTGtagctggagatgctcttagtcaaATGTTTCCCAATGCGAACATGATGTGGGATGGGGTGGTCGATATGAGATGTCTCTTTGACGTTGCACGCCGGCATGTTATTTTGTGTGCAGTGACACAGCTTGTCgtaacttatactccctccgttagaGATTacattataaactacatacggatgtacatagacatattttagagcgtagattcattcattttgttccgtatgtagctttctaataaaatctctaaaaggtcttatattttggaacggagggagtactagtatAGTATGTGAGTATTCGTAACTGACACTAACAGGTGAGAATGATTTTCGTTTCGGTCCCGTTGTCATCACACACACATATGAGTATGCATACGGCCAACCGAATGGACCGCGCGACGTCGGGCCGTGCCGCTTTTGGAAGGCCGGCCGGCCGGCACGGAGACCCGATCGTCTAGCTAGCCAAAATTCCGAAGCTTGACAACTACGTAGCGATCGATGCCCAACGAAAAACAAAACACAAGTTGGTAGCGACTCGGTCGGGCACCAGCCGCATTCATCGATGGATGAATCTTAATTAGCACTGCACAACAACGATGGGATCACGTGAATCTTTTGATGCTCGAAACGGCTCAGTTTGATCCATTTCCTGAATCCTCGTTTGTCTCCACCGGTACTTGCTCCAAAACCAAACTCATTACTACAACTATCTATG
This genomic stretch from Hordeum vulgare subsp. vulgare chromosome 6H, MorexV3_pseudomolecules_assembly, whole genome shotgun sequence harbors:
- the LOC123403235 gene encoding desmethyl-deoxy-podophyllotoxin synthase-like, with protein sequence MEQATYYSICLFLALLLPLLLLKLSRKRGGGDGALRLPPGPWRLPVIGSLHHLASSPLAHRVMADLARRLDAPLMYLKLGEISVVVASSPDAAREVMKTHDVALADRPWNPTIKIMMADGQGLVFARYGALWRQLRKICILELLSARRVQSFRQIREDEVGRLVAAIAAAPPGQPVNVSERIAVLITDSAVRTMIGDRFERREEFLQVLEEGVKLVSGFSLGDLFPSSWLANFISGTARMAKEVHRKSFELMEYAIKQHEGKRAVEDGEDLVDVLLRIQKEGGLEVPLTMGIIKASILDLFSAGSETSATTLQWAMSELMRYPNVMKKAQTEVRDCIGEKPKVTEDDLTDLKYLRLVIKETLRLHPPAPLLIPREAMESCKILGYDVPKGTTVLVNAWAIGRDPKHWDDPEEFKPERFESGIVDFKGTDFEYIPFGAGRRMCPGMTFAQASMEIVLAALLYHFDWELPAGLKPGEVDMVEDMGITVRRKNDLYLHPVVHVSPA